One region of Bradyrhizobium betae genomic DNA includes:
- a CDS encoding FAD-dependent oxidoreductase, whose translation MPSAEIVGGGIAGLVASIKLARSGWSVRLHERSDALRAGGNGLPIFENGLRILEALGLHDVIETRGHQLNRWIIRLSSGQTTHEYEPFSATGGRIVMFQRQALVDPLAEAAAKAGVSIEVGSRVIGAERDGVLHLEGGRRLEADLVVAADGIQSVVRKSVAGALPLGTHRKGAIRLLIPIHPGDFPDGNDRVAIEYNDPGGRRIGLLPCSSQTMYMILVALLSDSEALQMPIKPELWKETFPTLGRYIDRVGTAGHYDEYHSVFPPAWHYGKCVLIGDAAHGMTPALGQGANSAMMTAYSLGASDLLKGSLSDALTAWEAKIRPLVHFTQKFAEGITEGRLDPKNDIFFSDPALRPLLSADIPNMRFDMPDMNAVNGPLPSLA comes from the coding sequence ATGCCCTCGGCTGAGATCGTAGGTGGCGGCATCGCGGGCCTTGTCGCGAGCATCAAGCTTGCTCGGAGCGGCTGGTCGGTCAGGCTGCACGAACGAAGCGATGCCTTGCGTGCAGGTGGCAATGGTCTGCCGATCTTCGAGAATGGACTGCGCATTCTCGAGGCCCTGGGACTCCATGACGTCATCGAGACGCGCGGACATCAACTCAACAGGTGGATCATCCGCCTGAGTTCCGGCCAGACGACGCATGAGTACGAGCCGTTTTCCGCAACGGGCGGTCGCATCGTGATGTTCCAGCGGCAGGCGCTGGTCGATCCGCTGGCCGAAGCGGCAGCCAAAGCGGGCGTGAGCATCGAGGTCGGCTCGCGGGTTATCGGCGCCGAGCGTGATGGCGTACTTCATCTGGAAGGCGGGCGCCGGCTCGAGGCCGACCTCGTCGTTGCGGCCGACGGCATCCAGTCGGTGGTGAGAAAATCGGTCGCGGGCGCGCTTCCCCTCGGCACGCATCGAAAGGGTGCGATCCGCCTATTGATCCCGATCCATCCGGGCGATTTCCCCGATGGCAACGACCGTGTTGCCATTGAGTACAACGATCCCGGCGGACGCCGCATCGGGCTTCTGCCGTGCTCGTCGCAGACCATGTACATGATCCTGGTGGCGTTGCTCTCGGATTCCGAAGCACTGCAGATGCCGATCAAACCGGAACTCTGGAAGGAGACCTTTCCAACGCTGGGCCGCTATATCGACCGTGTCGGTACAGCCGGTCACTACGATGAATATCATTCCGTCTTCCCGCCGGCCTGGCACTACGGCAAATGCGTCCTGATCGGCGACGCAGCACACGGCATGACGCCGGCGCTGGGGCAGGGTGCGAACTCCGCGATGATGACGGCCTATTCCCTCGGCGCGAGCGATCTGCTGAAGGGATCATTGTCGGACGCGCTCACGGCGTGGGAAGCGAAGATCCGCCCCCTCGTGCACTTCACCCAGAAGTTCGCCGAAGGCATCACCGAGGGACGGCTCGACCCCAAGAACGATATCTTCTTCAGCGATCCCGCGCTCCGCCCCTTGCTGAGCGCCGACATTCCCAACATGCGCTTCGACATGCCGGACATGAACGCAGTGAACGGTCCGCTGCCCAGCCTCGCCTGA
- a CDS encoding TetR/AcrR family transcriptional regulator → MESDDKHDPEAVKERRRSKRIVRRRAEILDAAKTIFLAGDYASVTIDDIADVAGISRATIYLYFKSKQEVYEELLFRDLDEMITVLTTSFDRNDSVRNNLFRMATGYMNFFRVHPEYFTTLSFFFMPGRKETLPAEAAAKISARLNDGILAIEEAIKLGIARGEARPVDARAATLSLWGQWMGNAYLAVAGRTTFYERTIEQVYADGIDIFLDGLTMRNPA, encoded by the coding sequence TTGGAATCTGACGACAAACACGATCCTGAAGCGGTCAAGGAGCGGCGTCGCTCGAAGCGCATCGTGCGCCGGCGTGCCGAGATCCTCGACGCAGCGAAAACAATCTTTCTCGCCGGCGATTACGCGTCGGTGACGATCGACGACATTGCTGATGTCGCGGGCATCTCCCGGGCAACGATCTATCTGTACTTCAAGAGCAAGCAGGAAGTGTACGAGGAATTGCTGTTCCGCGACCTCGACGAGATGATCACCGTGCTGACGACGTCCTTCGACCGTAACGACTCGGTCCGCAACAATCTGTTTCGGATGGCCACGGGCTATATGAACTTCTTCCGTGTCCATCCCGAATATTTCACGACGCTGTCGTTCTTCTTTATGCCTGGCCGCAAGGAAACGCTGCCCGCCGAGGCCGCCGCAAAGATCAGCGCGCGGCTGAATGACGGCATTCTCGCGATCGAGGAAGCAATCAAGCTCGGAATCGCGCGCGGGGAGGCAAGGCCCGTCGATGCGCGGGCGGCGACGCTGTCCCTGTGGGGGCAATGGATGGGCAACGCCTACCTTGCCGTGGCCGGGCGGACGACGTTCTACGAACGCACGATCGAACAGGTCTACGCCGACGGTATCGATATCTTTCTCGACGGTCTCACGATGCGCAATCCCGCCTGA
- a CDS encoding ABC transporter ATP-binding protein, translating to MLRVRDLSVRFGDVQAVEQLSFDVGEKQIVGLVGSNGAGKTTTLSALSALVKNRSGRIELDGKDISRLTPHKVVELGLIHVPEGRRLFPFMSVLENLEIGAYGKAARGRRRQQLEFIFDLLPRLAERRDQLAGTLSGGEQQMCAIGRGLMSCPRLLMLDEPTLGLAPMLVEEVFRLVKTIRDQGVPILIVEQQVVHALETADYAYVLESGRGAMHGLGATLLRDDGLRRAYLGI from the coding sequence ATGCTGCGTGTCCGTGATCTCAGTGTTCGCTTCGGAGACGTTCAGGCAGTCGAGCAGCTCTCGTTCGACGTCGGCGAGAAGCAGATCGTCGGGTTGGTGGGCAGCAATGGCGCCGGCAAGACCACGACGCTATCGGCGCTATCCGCGCTGGTGAAGAACCGGAGCGGGCGCATCGAGCTCGACGGCAAGGACATTTCGCGGTTGACGCCGCACAAGGTCGTTGAACTCGGTCTCATTCACGTGCCGGAGGGTCGGCGGCTATTTCCCTTCATGAGCGTGCTGGAGAATCTGGAGATCGGCGCTTATGGCAAGGCGGCGCGCGGACGACGGAGGCAGCAGCTCGAATTCATCTTCGATCTTCTGCCGCGCCTGGCCGAACGCCGCGACCAGCTCGCCGGAACCCTGTCGGGCGGCGAGCAGCAGATGTGTGCGATCGGACGCGGCCTGATGTCCTGTCCGCGCCTGCTGATGCTGGACGAACCGACGCTCGGTCTCGCGCCGATGCTGGTCGAGGAAGTCTTCAGGCTGGTGAAAACGATCCGCGACCAGGGCGTTCCGATCCTGATCGTGGAGCAACAGGTCGTCCACGCGCTCGAGACGGCCGACTACGCTTACGTGCTGGAAAGCGGGAGAGGCGCCATGCATGGGCTCGGCGCCACCCTTCTGCGGGATGATGGATTGAGGCGTGCCTATCTTGGAATCTGA
- a CDS encoding ABC transporter ATP-binding protein, whose translation MTAVKNVSFTARPGEILSIIGPNGAGKTTVFNLLTGFIKPDAGSVSLDDGDLGGLSPERRCRAGLARTFQIVQPFRGLSVLDNVVMGAMLRARSIEMARDIARQVLRDLDMSALCDVSAGQLPIGDRKRLEMAKVLATGPRALLLDEVMGGLIPIEVKRMIGFIQRLKERGIALVVIEHHMSAVMQLSDHILVLQNGEPIATGAPEEVTRNPVVLSAYLGANFAASGS comes from the coding sequence TTGACGGCGGTCAAGAACGTCAGCTTCACGGCGCGCCCGGGCGAGATATTATCGATCATCGGCCCGAACGGCGCTGGCAAGACCACGGTTTTCAACCTGTTGACCGGATTCATCAAGCCGGACGCCGGGTCGGTGTCGTTGGACGACGGCGATCTGGGTGGGTTGTCCCCCGAGCGCAGGTGCCGGGCCGGTCTGGCGCGAACGTTTCAGATCGTGCAACCCTTTCGCGGCCTGAGCGTGCTCGATAATGTCGTGATGGGTGCCATGCTTCGAGCGCGATCGATCGAGATGGCTCGCGACATTGCCCGCCAGGTACTGAGAGACCTTGATATGTCCGCCCTCTGCGACGTCTCCGCCGGACAGCTGCCGATCGGCGATCGCAAGCGCCTGGAGATGGCCAAGGTGCTCGCAACGGGGCCTCGTGCGCTCCTGCTCGACGAGGTCATGGGTGGTCTCATCCCGATCGAGGTGAAGCGGATGATCGGCTTCATCCAGAGGCTCAAGGAGCGGGGAATTGCCCTGGTGGTCATCGAGCATCACATGAGCGCAGTCATGCAGCTTTCGGATCATATCCTGGTTCTCCAGAACGGCGAGCCGATCGCAACGGGCGCGCCGGAAGAGGTCACGCGCAATCCGGTCGTCCTGTCGGCGTATCTCGGCGCCAATTTCGCTGCTTCGGGGAGCTGA
- a CDS encoding c-type cytochrome: MSSHSKLFLTVLVSIGLLAAPALAFDFGRPATPEEIKLWDIDVGPDGKGLPDGSGTAARGKQVFSDNCAVCHGENGQGGIKDRLAGGQGTLASSVPVKTVGSFWPYATTLYDYIHRAMPYSTPGSLSVDETYAVTAYILSLNGIVAADGKVDRESLPKIRMPNRDGFIPEPEFDPAKLFRKK; encoded by the coding sequence ATGTCCTCGCATAGCAAGTTGTTCCTCACTGTTTTGGTCTCCATCGGGCTGCTCGCGGCGCCTGCATTGGCTTTCGATTTCGGGCGACCGGCGACGCCGGAGGAGATCAAGCTGTGGGACATCGACGTCGGGCCTGACGGCAAGGGCCTGCCTGACGGCAGCGGTACGGCTGCGCGGGGGAAGCAGGTCTTCTCCGACAATTGCGCGGTCTGTCACGGCGAGAACGGCCAGGGCGGCATCAAGGATCGTCTCGCCGGTGGTCAGGGCACGCTCGCGTCCAGCGTGCCGGTCAAGACTGTCGGCAGTTTCTGGCCCTATGCGACGACGTTGTACGACTACATTCATCGCGCGATGCCGTATTCGACACCGGGCTCGCTCAGCGTCGACGAGACCTATGCCGTCACCGCCTACATCCTCAGCCTCAACGGCATCGTTGCCGCCGACGGCAAGGTCGACAGGGAGTCCTTGCCGAAAATCAGGATGCCCAATCGCGACGGCTTCATTCCGGAGCCGGAATTCGACCCGGCAAAGCTGTTCCGCAAGAAGTGA
- a CDS encoding DUF302 domain-containing protein, with protein sequence MKLSALIKILAVIAATCSWGTPAMAADGLITIKSSFGPADTMKRLEAEVKAKGLTVFAHVDHAAGASAVGLNLRPTDLIIFGNAKGGTPLMQQAQTVGIDLPLKALVWQDEQGVTWLSYNDPAYLAGRHGVGEPAKAAVTAMTGALHAIATKATAP encoded by the coding sequence ATGAAGCTTTCGGCGCTGATCAAGATCCTCGCTGTAATTGCAGCGACATGTTCATGGGGGACACCGGCGATGGCCGCAGACGGACTCATCACCATCAAGAGCAGTTTCGGGCCGGCAGATACGATGAAGCGGCTGGAAGCCGAAGTGAAGGCCAAGGGCCTCACCGTGTTTGCCCATGTCGATCATGCGGCGGGTGCCAGCGCTGTCGGCCTGAACTTGCGGCCGACCGATCTCATCATCTTCGGCAACGCCAAGGGCGGCACGCCGTTGATGCAGCAAGCGCAGACTGTCGGCATCGATTTGCCGCTGAAGGCGCTGGTCTGGCAGGACGAGCAGGGCGTAACCTGGCTCAGTTACAACGATCCCGCCTATCTCGCCGGGCGTCATGGTGTCGGTGAGCCTGCCAAGGCTGCCGTGACTGCGATGACCGGGGCCCTGCATGCGATCGCGACCAAGGCCACCGCACCGTAA
- a CDS encoding branched-chain amino acid ABC transporter permease, translating into MFVTFALSLFLQNLLLSLFTSDFRTVRTPYATVAFQIGPLYVSWLRVAVFVVALALAGGLAAFLKYTYVGTAIRATAQDRRSARLVGINVDRVYAVTFALGCALVGAAGILLSPLFPVNPYTGADMILISFVIVVLGGMGSIAGAVIAGLLIGLVESFTGYFAGGEMKQLVYFVLFMIVLAVRPNGLLGRKGAEVMDVT; encoded by the coding sequence GTGTTCGTGACATTCGCGCTATCCCTGTTCCTGCAAAATCTCCTGCTGTCGCTGTTCACGTCCGACTTCCGCACGGTCAGGACACCTTACGCGACGGTGGCCTTTCAGATCGGTCCCTTGTATGTGTCCTGGCTGCGCGTCGCAGTCTTCGTCGTGGCGCTGGCGCTGGCGGGCGGCTTGGCGGCGTTCCTGAAATATACCTATGTCGGAACTGCGATCCGAGCGACGGCCCAGGATCGCCGGTCGGCCCGTTTGGTCGGCATCAATGTCGACCGGGTCTATGCAGTGACCTTCGCGCTCGGCTGTGCGCTGGTGGGGGCGGCGGGCATTCTCCTCTCGCCGCTGTTTCCGGTGAATCCCTACACCGGCGCCGACATGATCCTCATCTCTTTCGTCATCGTCGTCCTCGGCGGCATGGGCAGCATCGCCGGCGCGGTGATTGCGGGCCTGCTGATCGGTTTGGTGGAGTCCTTTACCGGATATTTCGCCGGCGGAGAGATGAAGCAGCTCGTCTATTTCGTGCTGTTCATGATCGTCCTCGCCGTGCGTCCCAACGGTCTCCTCGGTCGGAAGGGCGCAGAAGTGATGGACGTCACCTGA
- a CDS encoding branched-chain amino acid ABC transporter permease — protein sequence MKKSPAFRFGLPIAGFVILAALPLIFSDAFVVAAVTLAFLGAAASLAWNLSGGYAGQLSLGHAAFYGIGAYVSTILFLKAGISPLIGMWLGAILSGILAVLLGAVTMRLKGSFFVMSTLAFGAVVHISAINLRDFTGGSSGLAIPLRPSPENLIFAKKLIYTYLALGLVVIFYVITRIIAASKVGYALVAFRENHDAARALGIRTLPLRIGVFALSAGLISICGTLHAQYYLYIDPDSVMGLNLSLNFALMAILGGLGTAYGPIVGALLVSVVSVVMQVYLGDQISGLTQLAYAAIVILVLLAAPMGIGPSAHAFLKRRLAWRS from the coding sequence ATGAAAAAGTCTCCTGCGTTTCGTTTTGGGTTGCCGATCGCCGGGTTTGTCATCCTGGCCGCGCTGCCGCTGATCTTTTCCGATGCGTTCGTCGTCGCGGCCGTCACGCTCGCGTTCCTCGGCGCCGCGGCATCGCTGGCCTGGAATTTAAGCGGTGGCTATGCGGGACAGCTCTCGCTTGGTCATGCGGCCTTCTACGGAATCGGCGCCTATGTCTCGACCATCCTGTTCCTGAAAGCCGGCATCAGTCCGCTCATCGGAATGTGGCTCGGCGCCATCCTCAGCGGAATACTTGCCGTGCTGCTGGGCGCCGTCACGATGCGGCTGAAAGGCTCGTTCTTCGTGATGTCGACGCTGGCCTTCGGCGCCGTCGTCCATATCAGCGCCATCAACCTCCGGGACTTCACTGGTGGATCGTCGGGCCTCGCGATTCCGCTGCGGCCCAGTCCCGAGAATCTGATTTTCGCGAAGAAACTGATCTACACCTATCTCGCGCTGGGCCTCGTGGTTATTTTCTACGTCATCACGCGGATCATTGCCGCCAGCAAGGTCGGTTACGCACTGGTGGCCTTCCGGGAGAACCACGACGCTGCGCGTGCGCTGGGCATTCGTACCTTGCCGTTGCGCATCGGGGTCTTCGCGCTGTCCGCCGGCCTCATCAGCATCTGCGGAACGCTGCACGCGCAGTATTATCTCTACATCGATCCCGATAGCGTAATGGGCCTGAACCTGTCGCTCAATTTCGCCTTGATGGCGATCCTCGGCGGACTCGGCACGGCCTATGGTCCCATTGTCGGCGCGCTGCTGGTGTCGGTCGTGTCCGTCGTCATGCAGGTCTATCTCGGCGACCAGATTTCCGGCCTCACGCAACTCGCCTACGCCGCCATCGTGATTCTGGTGCTGCTTGCCGCTCCGATGGGCATTGGACCTTCGGCCCACGCATTCCTGAAGCGGAGGCTGGCGTGGCGGTCCTGA
- a CDS encoding cupin domain-containing protein produces MNIETHVLKGNGRIPNSRLPVLIYRQAFDMRPLDIEDLFRRNEWPTDWHSSFGMYPRHHFHSDTHELIAVTRGTLVGRFGGPEGVSVTMTKGDFVVIPAGVGHFGESITEDLRLTGAFPLGHAIHDFRLGYVEEYARMVERSRRVAVPVFDPLEGASGSLPQIWHDALGGCTDALG; encoded by the coding sequence ATGAACATCGAAACACATGTGCTGAAAGGCAACGGGCGCATTCCGAATTCGCGCCTGCCGGTCCTGATTTATCGCCAGGCCTTCGACATGCGGCCGCTGGATATCGAGGATCTGTTCCGGAGGAACGAATGGCCGACGGACTGGCACAGTTCGTTCGGCATGTATCCGCGGCATCATTTTCACAGCGACACCCATGAATTGATCGCGGTCACCCGTGGCACGCTGGTCGGCCGTTTCGGCGGTCCCGAGGGCGTGAGCGTCACGATGACGAAGGGCGACTTCGTCGTGATCCCTGCAGGTGTCGGGCATTTCGGAGAGTCGATCACAGAAGATTTGCGCCTGACGGGTGCGTTTCCGCTCGGCCACGCCATCCACGATTTCAGGCTCGGCTATGTCGAGGAATATGCACGGATGGTCGAACGCAGCAGGCGCGTCGCGGTTCCGGTGTTCGATCCGCTCGAAGGCGCGTCGGGTTCGCTCCCGCAGATCTGGCACGATGCGCTCGGGGGATGCACTGATGCCCTCGGCTGA
- a CDS encoding GNAT family N-acetyltransferase, which produces MDHFSTKSLTAERLNESHLADLAALHLDPEVSRYLGGVRAPEVTATYLATNMAHWDQHGFGLWVLRTKDGAFAGRAGIRHLLVDDIDEIEIAYAFKREFWGQGLASEVAIALTDIGLSHHELPSLIGLVYVDNGASRRVLEKANYVLEKNTVRHGEDVVIYRMRR; this is translated from the coding sequence ATGGATCACTTCAGCACGAAGAGCCTGACCGCCGAGAGACTGAACGAAAGCCACCTCGCCGATCTCGCCGCGCTCCATCTCGATCCGGAAGTGTCCCGCTATCTCGGCGGCGTGCGTGCACCCGAGGTCACGGCGACCTATCTCGCGACCAACATGGCGCATTGGGATCAGCATGGTTTCGGGCTGTGGGTGCTGCGAACGAAAGACGGCGCTTTCGCCGGACGGGCCGGCATCCGGCATCTCCTCGTGGACGACATCGACGAGATCGAGATCGCCTATGCCTTCAAGCGCGAGTTCTGGGGCCAGGGGTTAGCGAGCGAGGTCGCAATCGCGCTGACGGACATCGGGCTGTCGCACCACGAACTGCCCTCCCTCATCGGCCTCGTCTATGTCGATAACGGCGCGTCCCGCCGCGTGCTGGAGAAGGCGAATTACGTTCTCGAGAAGAACACCGTGCGTCATGGCGAGGACGTGGTGATCTACCGCATGCGGCGATGA
- a CDS encoding ABC transporter permease subunit — protein MDIAIQLALSGLFIGGVYALISVGLTLVFGVLRVVNFAHGEYLTIAMYMTYFMFQRVGVDPFVASIAVVPLMFGLGLLTERLLIRPTLEAPMWCRCS, from the coding sequence ATGGACATCGCTATCCAGCTCGCGCTGTCGGGCTTGTTCATCGGCGGAGTGTACGCGTTGATCAGCGTCGGCTTGACGCTGGTCTTCGGCGTCCTGCGCGTCGTGAACTTCGCACATGGCGAGTATCTGACGATCGCGATGTACATGACCTATTTCATGTTCCAGCGCGTCGGGGTCGATCCGTTCGTCGCAAGCATCGCGGTCGTACCGCTGATGTTCGGCCTCGGTCTTCTCACCGAGCGCTTGCTGATCCGTCCGACGCTCGAAGCCCCCATGTGGTGCAGGTGTTCGTGA
- a CDS encoding ABC transporter substrate-binding protein: MSQSKHHASRRTVLGLLAAAPAVLSSRTAFADEPIKIGGIFPLTGGNSVFGNQNFQGVEVAIDLMNGRGGIKGRKIQLFKGDGNSPQAAISETNRLASREGVRIFTGSSTSAVGMVASQEAERNGAFYWEGMAVANNYTERDFKNVFRMGLSAAGLGQPAPIYTAEVIAPMLKIEPKNLKVAVIAEDSAFGVDVSKAAIEQAEKLGIKIGLRELYSAKTTDLSPLVLKLRSFDPDVIIATQFINDAILLQRQMKEMNYSPRAFVGTSAGHSTLSLAEAIGKDVNGIFSSSFPLEANVNSLSAEARADRDEFVKRYEAKFKVAPAVQESLGFVVGIALARDILAKAASDNAADLREASLKADVPVGSYINGWGLKFDDKGQNQRAVGSVIQWQGEKMISVYPQANKVRDAIMVPLPAWNAR, from the coding sequence ATGTCTCAGTCCAAGCATCACGCTTCGCGCCGAACGGTTCTCGGCCTTCTCGCAGCGGCGCCGGCGGTTCTTTCATCTCGCACGGCATTCGCCGACGAGCCGATCAAGATCGGCGGCATCTTCCCGCTGACAGGCGGCAATTCCGTCTTCGGCAACCAGAATTTTCAAGGGGTCGAAGTGGCCATCGACCTGATGAACGGTCGCGGCGGCATCAAGGGCCGCAAGATCCAGCTGTTCAAGGGCGATGGAAACAGCCCGCAGGCCGCCATCAGCGAGACCAATCGCCTTGCATCGCGGGAAGGCGTGCGCATTTTCACCGGCAGTTCGACGAGCGCCGTCGGCATGGTGGCGAGCCAGGAGGCGGAACGCAACGGCGCCTTCTACTGGGAAGGCATGGCGGTCGCCAACAACTACACGGAGCGTGATTTCAAGAACGTGTTCCGCATGGGCCTCAGCGCGGCCGGACTCGGACAACCTGCTCCGATCTACACCGCCGAAGTGATCGCGCCGATGCTGAAGATCGAGCCGAAGAACCTCAAGGTCGCCGTCATTGCCGAGGATTCGGCGTTCGGTGTCGATGTCTCCAAGGCCGCCATCGAACAGGCCGAAAAGCTCGGCATCAAGATCGGACTGCGCGAGCTCTATTCCGCCAAGACCACCGACCTGTCGCCGCTGGTGCTGAAGCTGCGCTCGTTCGACCCGGACGTGATCATCGCGACCCAGTTCATCAACGACGCCATCCTTCTGCAGCGCCAGATGAAGGAGATGAACTACAGCCCGAGGGCGTTCGTGGGTACCAGCGCCGGCCACTCCACCCTGTCGCTGGCAGAGGCGATCGGCAAGGACGTCAACGGTATCTTCTCGTCGTCGTTCCCGCTCGAAGCCAACGTCAATTCTCTCTCGGCCGAGGCACGCGCGGACCGCGATGAATTCGTCAAGCGCTACGAGGCCAAATTCAAGGTGGCGCCCGCGGTCCAGGAATCGCTGGGGTTCGTCGTCGGCATCGCGCTCGCACGGGATATTCTCGCCAAGGCGGCCTCCGACAATGCCGCCGATCTCCGCGAAGCCTCGCTCAAAGCCGACGTTCCCGTCGGCTCGTACATCAACGGCTGGGGTTTGAAGTTCGACGACAAGGGCCAGAACCAGCGCGCCGTTGGCAGCGTCATCCAGTGGCAGGGCGAGAAGATGATCTCGGTCTATCCGCAGGCCAACAAGGTCCGCGACGCCATCATGGTGCCGCTGCCTGCCTGGAACGCACGGTAA
- the soxC gene encoding sulfite dehydrogenase, which produces MTSKAPIELLPRPANLSRRGFVGSLSAGILGAVATEAAGAETLADVPDRAPGADLSAHSERSRFARIDRIPEATPGKRNVDPGDAINSKTPHQKLVGNITPTDLHYERSHSGVPDIDPAQHRLLIHGMVGKPQVFSVDDLKRMPSITRVVFIECTGNGWENWKKADPDLTVQNTHGHVSTNEWTGVPLKFLIELVSKDQGSNWMLAEGGDGAGVDRSIPLTDEIMNEAFVAYGQNGEPLRPAHGFPMRLVMPGFEGNLNIKWLRRLKFGNAPWMTRWETARYTQLLADGKARQFQLRMETNSVITQPSGMMQIKPGDNRISGLAWSGHGRIAKVEISTDGARTWKQAQLSQPVLSKAQVRFQMDWVWDGKPTRIVSRSTDDQGNAQPDRQSFIAAMGTNALFHYNAQQTWSIDEAGRVRNVLA; this is translated from the coding sequence ATGACCTCCAAGGCGCCAATCGAATTGTTGCCGCGGCCTGCGAATCTGTCGCGCCGCGGCTTCGTGGGAAGCCTCTCGGCGGGCATTCTTGGCGCGGTTGCGACCGAGGCAGCCGGCGCCGAGACGTTGGCCGATGTTCCCGATCGCGCGCCCGGCGCCGATCTCAGTGCACACAGCGAACGTTCCCGTTTCGCCAGGATCGACCGGATTCCCGAGGCCACCCCGGGCAAGCGCAACGTCGATCCCGGCGATGCCATCAATTCCAAGACCCCGCACCAGAAGCTGGTGGGCAACATCACCCCGACCGATCTGCATTACGAGCGCAGCCATTCCGGCGTGCCTGATATCGATCCCGCGCAACACCGGCTTCTCATCCATGGCATGGTGGGCAAGCCGCAGGTCTTCAGCGTGGACGATCTCAAGCGCATGCCGTCGATCACGCGCGTGGTCTTCATCGAATGCACCGGTAACGGATGGGAGAACTGGAAAAAGGCCGATCCAGATCTCACGGTGCAGAACACGCATGGCCACGTCAGCACCAATGAATGGACCGGCGTGCCGCTCAAATTCCTGATCGAGCTCGTCAGCAAGGACCAGGGCTCGAACTGGATGCTGGCGGAAGGTGGCGACGGCGCGGGCGTCGATCGCAGCATTCCCCTCACAGACGAGATCATGAACGAGGCCTTCGTCGCTTATGGGCAGAACGGTGAGCCGCTGCGGCCGGCGCACGGCTTTCCGATGCGGCTGGTGATGCCGGGCTTCGAGGGCAACCTCAACATCAAGTGGCTGCGCCGCCTCAAGTTCGGCAACGCGCCCTGGATGACGCGCTGGGAGACGGCGCGCTACACGCAACTGCTCGCGGACGGCAAGGCCCGGCAGTTCCAGCTGCGGATGGAGACCAACTCCGTCATCACCCAGCCCTCGGGCATGATGCAGATAAAGCCGGGCGACAACCGCATCTCCGGTCTGGCCTGGAGCGGCCATGGCAGGATCGCCAAGGTCGAGATTTCGACCGACGGCGCCAGGACATGGAAGCAAGCACAACTGAGCCAGCCGGTGCTGTCCAAGGCGCAGGTGCGCTTTCAGATGGATTGGGTCTGGGACGGCAAGCCGACCAGGATCGTAAGCCGCTCGACGGACGACCAGGGTAACGCTCAGCCGGACCGGCAGTCCTTCATCGCCGCGATGGGGACCAATGCGCTGTTCCACTACAACGCCCAGCAGACCTGGAGCATCGACGAGGCCGGGAGGGTCCGCAATGTCCTCGCATAG